The Salvelinus sp. IW2-2015 linkage group LG15, ASM291031v2, whole genome shotgun sequence genome includes a region encoding these proteins:
- the rflna gene encoding refilin-A, whose translation MVGHLHLQAMDDSLKGKNREGLLDSPDSGLPPSPSPPFYSLSPGLLESRSGSCTTPVENHGYYKKESKEGKLLPYLLLNSTGTDPRARMYPVFFGESIEVNPKPETEIKCNSEVKYDSDKHYRDQVYCAPVPTVTSYSETVVAMQNCTWRSYKSQVYLEPRQRPLHYQSTTIVYPKHAKNTYRTTLNYNATGSRRWFVSTVQLESSEDSSPCIIYTEDL comes from the exons ATGGTGGGGCATCTACATTTACAAGCTATGGATGACAGTCTGAAAGGAAAGAATCGGGAGGGACTGCTTGACAGTCCGGATTCGGGACTCCCTCCGAGTCCAAGTCCGCCCTTCTATTCGCTGTCCCCCGGTCTGCTCGAGTCGCGCTCCGGGAGTTGTACGACGCCAGTCGAGAACCATGGATACTATAAAAAGGAGAGCAAAGAAGGCAAACTG CTGCCGTACCTTCTCCTGAACTCAACGGGGACGGACCCGAGGGCACGCATGTACCCTGTGTTCTTTGGGGAGAGCATCGAGGTCAACCCAAAACCTGAAACAGAGATCAA GTGTAACTCTGAGGTGAAGTACGACTCAGACAAGCACTACCGGGACCAGGTGTACTGTGCTCCTGTTCCAACGGTGACGTCCTACAGCGAGACGGTTGTTGCCATGCAGAACTGCACCTGGAGGAGTTACAAGTCACAGGTATACCTAGAGCCGCGCCAGAGGCCCCTGCACTACCAGAGCACCACCATTGTGTACCCCAAACACGCCAAGAACACTTACCGCACCACGCTCAACTACAACGCTACGGGCTCCCGCCGCTGGTTTGTCTCCACCGTCCAGCTGGAGTCCAGTGAGGACAGCAGCCCTTGCATCATCTATACAGAGGACCTCTAA